The genomic DNA GTCTAATCTCTATCCTCAAACACTAAGCAGTAACAAGACAGGGAAAACACAGGGCTTAAATACACATGACACTAACAGTAGACACCTGAGGCTGATTAAGCAGGAGTGGGAATACAAAGCAGACACAGGTGGGAGGTGGGGCACAGAACCAAAACCAACAGGAAGCACGTGGCTAGAcaggaaaccaaaacaaaaggaCACATGGAGGGGCATCGCCATGACATGTTTGCATTATCTTCCCTGGAGCCATTTGGCACTAACATGTCATATCTAGTCAGGGAGGGAATTATTTTCCTGCTGATTACTGTGGACATGGTCCATAAATAATCCTAGTTTTACATCTGTATGTTTGtgagtgtaaatgtgtgtgtgtgtatatatgtgtgtgtgtgtgtgtgtgtgtgtgtgtgtgtgtgtgtgtgtgtaagagagagagagagagagagagagagagagattcaaagCTAAGTATAACTGGAGGAATAAAAAGGAACCCATTGCTAACAAGGAAGTAGACTCTACCATAATTGCATCTGAGATTGGTCTCTCATTGACCTTAAACACATATTTGGAAATGACAGCGCTCACACATTTTATAAGCAGATGTTATTAAATGTGTGTCAAAGAAAAATCCTCAACCCATGTAGATATTTGTAGGGTGGGTTGCTATGGATACATGTTGCTTTGATGCTGCAGGCAGttgctctcattctctcatgtttcgtttAGGGAGTCATTCCGTgttacagcacacacaacacgTGAGACACATGAGCAGTCTCGCTAGACATGggacagagctgtgtgtgtgcaaatcCGCTTCCACTTCACTTCATTTCAACACAACTATTacatgtatctctctctctctctctctctctctctctctttctctctctctctccttctctctggtgTGTGAGAGCTTGTTATTATAATTGCGCCCTCCCTGCATCTCTCCCACCTGCTCATATGACCTACATATGTCTCCTCCAATCCCTGCAGGCTCACATGATGCGGGCGCCCAATAGCAGCCTGGGGAAGGTGGTGGAGGCGGGCGCAGTGGGGCAGATCCAGGCAGAGATGCTTCACTTGGACCTGATCGACGCTGGTGACAGCACCCCGGACCAGGCAGCTCATCCGCTCGCCAGCATAGCACCTGCCAAGGACCCTGTTGCTCCAGTCACCATGGATACATACAGGCCCAAACGGCCCACAACTCTCAACCTGTTCCCACAGGTGCCACGCACACAGGTAAAGAGCTGTGTTtttgtgcgcgtatgtgtgtgtgtctgtgtcaaaTGTTGCCCTATTTTTGGACAGTAATAAATCATTGACCATCTATAAGTGTACAGTCAGATTATGGGTATGTGGGTATTcacaaaagatttttttttttatacatctTTTTATATACATTAGCTGTTTGTGTAAGAATGTGggtgtgagagtatgtgtgcatatgtgtgtgtgtgtttgtgtgtgtgtgtgagagtctgtgtgtgtatgtgtgtgtgcatgcatgtgtgtgagagtctgtgtatgtgtgagagtgtgtgtgcatgcatgtgtgtgagagtctgtgtgtgcatgcatgtgtgtgagagtctgtgtgtgagtgtgtgtgcatgcatgtgtgtgagagtctgtgtatgtgtgagagtctgtgtgcatgcgtgttttattttcccTTTTCTATTTTGTATGGCTGTGTTTACTGATCTAGAGACCTAATTGAGTTTGACATGATCTCACATCTCACATTATCTTTAGGCTGATGTGTATGTTTGGCTTAACTGTATAAATAgtctgtgtgttcctgtgtgtgtgtgtgtgtgtgtgtgtgcatgggtgcaCTTCAAGACTGTCAGGTAGGAAGGCTGAGAGGAATTCATGGGAGTAATTACCTGGTGTAGAACTCTTCTGGGAGGTTGTGGTGTCCCCAGGAGTCACATCCTGCAGGTGTCTAGTGTTCTGCTGCCAAACTGGtatatttctggtcaggcattATAGAGATGAGACCTAACACCTCGTGACTGTAGTGTGACAAGACAAACCATCTTCACTATacacttacagacacacacacacacacatacatacacacagacacatgcacacaatgaTTAGCCTTGTTTTCCATTTCAGGAGATGCAACAGAGTGTTGTCTGTTTGTACTGAGCTGATGTCATTTAGGATCCTTTGGTTTGCTGGGGTTTATGTTGTGTTTTGGAATTACGTAACAATGTAAGGCTCATTCTGGATGCTAGGGAAATCAAACTAGATTAAGTATAGCTTAGTTCAGCTTTAGGGCGTGGAGGGAGATTTGCAAACATAGAACTCCTGAAGTTCCAGGGTGAAAACCAAGAAGCAATAATGATCAtaaaatgatgatgatgtgtgtgtgtgtgtatgtgtgcttgtatgtgggagtgtgcgtgtgtgtatttgtatgtgagAGTATGTATGTGCTTGCTTGCTTGCACAGTAGAGCCATTAGAGGGAAGACATTATAGTTCATTCCTGGTATTCCCTGCCCTATAATCTAATCCTTAATCAGGATTTAGAGttcacactatgtgtgtgtgtgtgtgtgtgtgtgtgtgtgtgtgtgtgtgtgtgtgtgtgtgtgtgtgtgtgtgtgtgtgtgtgtgtgtgtgtgtgtgtgtgtgtgtgtgtgtgtgtgtgtgattttgcctAAAAATTCAGATACCTTATTTTCTTCTATGTCACACACCCACGCATCTAAATTCATAGACGTCATGGATACTGTTGCCATGGGGATGGACTACTGTCTTCATCACCACTGGCATCAATGAGAGTGAGTCAGCTCAGTAGAAGGAGGGATCTAAAGACAGGACCTGTCcaatactcatacacacatgtatacacacacacacacacacacacacatgaacacacacacacattcccttcTACTTATCTCCACGAAGCCCTTGTACCTAAGTGTCCCGCCAGGTTTTTGTGGAGTGTGCACGTgcagagatgtttgtgtgtacTGTTTGGAGAGATTAACAGACAACTGAGAATTGGGTCACAAGGACTATACAGTACCATCAGAAACAAGAATGTCAGCATATACTAATTCAATACAATACAATCACGAACAAAAATCCAATCAATATATACATGAAACAAGAAAAATAAATTGAGGGGGAAATGGTTGCTACAACCATTTTACTATCACATGTTTCTGGTATGTGTAGGTAGAGACAGAGGCTGTGTAGTCACGCAGGAGGATGGAGATATGAGCAGTTATTCTAGTGCTGCTTGTGTCACgatggagggaggaagggagggatgGGAAATTAGACTTGAATTGGCCTAAGGGGCCAGTGTGGGCCTATTTGTGCCTAAGGAGTCAACAATTGCCCCTGTGTTgtgggtgtgaggatgtgtcagagggggggcagagagggagggaggggggggagagagagagagaaagagagagagagagagagagagagagagagagagagagagaatgagagagagaacccTGGCTCTTTTCAAATGCTGTGCACGCGGCAGAGACAAAAGCCTCCTGCTCAGTGCAcacaggctctgtgtgtgtgtgtgtgtgtgtgtgtgtgtgtgtgtgtgtgtgtgtgtgtgtgtttgtgcgtgtgtgacaGTGTGAATGTCCAAATATGGACTGAATTCCACAATTTGAAAGGTCCTTTGCATTTCTTACCATCTAGTTGCCTTTCGGTCAGTACTGCCAGGACTTTTAGCCCTTTCTCTCCCAACTCTCCCATCTTACGGCTTCttccctcactcacctcacctcgcctctctcatgctctctctaTCCCATTTTagccattcacacacacacgcacacacacacacacacacacacacacacacacacacacacacacacacacacacacacacacacacacacacacacacacacatcatgtgtTGTGCTCTCTTTACTCCCTCCTGATCACTCTCCCTGATCCACAGGACACTCTGAACAATAACTCACTGGCAAAGAAGTTCAGCTGGCAGGAGAAGGTCTCACACTCCTCTTCCCCTCTCAAAACAGGTGAGTGTGTCTCCTCGCCGATGCCTACTTCACACATTCCTGCCTCCACGATTACACCTTACTGACCCTTGAGCCATCATTGGGATTCAATATTTGTTAACTTGCCAATAGCACAGAACTAACTAACCTAATGTGCCTTTCTGAAGTTTGCTGTACACCTTACATACATTCTTTAGACTGTTTTGCTATGGACAAAATCCAGTATAGGTGTTGTAATGTGTTTAGTTAGATGCATTATTATCAAATGTTATAATACGGTACTTTACCAACAGAATCCTGGTATGTGAACTTGAAACTACGGAGAGTTAAATTGAGGTGGGAATGATGTGGTCACTGCTTCTCTGAACTACCAACTAATGCGGAGAAAAAACATTGTAGCTAAAAGTGGAATGCTAGATCGGCTATTCACTGATTTGTGTGCTTGAAAGTGTAGATACTTTCAAGGATGTCCTTATTCATATTTTTGTGAAAAATTCTGTTTTGTTGAATTGTTAGTCAGTGGTGTAGTGTAAATGTCTACGATAGTTTGGTGGGGGAGGTAGTTTCAGTGTGTAGTGTAAATATCTACAATAATTTGGTGGGTGATGTAGTTTCAGCATGTAGTGTAAAAGTCTACAATAGTTTGGTCGGTGAGGTAGTTTCAGCGTGTAGTGTAAAAGTCTACAATAGTTTGGTAGGTGAGGTAGTTTCAGCGTGTAGTGTAAAAGTCTACAATAGTTTGGTCGGTGAGGTAGTTTCAGTGTGTAGTGTAAAAGTCTACAATAGTTTGGTCGGTGAGGAAGTTTCAGCGTGTAGTGTAAAAGTACAATAGTTTGGTCGGTGAGGTAGTTTCAGTGTGTAGTGTAAAAGTCTACAATAGTTTGGTTGGTGAGGAATTTTCAGTGTGTAGTGTAAAAGTACAATAGTTTGGTCGGTGAGGTAGTTTCAGTGTGTAGTGTAAGTCTACGATAGTTTGATGGGTGAGCTAGTTTCAGCATGTAGTGTAAATGTCTGCGATAGTTTGGTGGGTGAGATAGTTTCAGCGTGTAGTGTAAAAGTCTACAATAGTTTGGTAGGTGAGGTAGTTTCAGCGTGTAGTGTAAAAGTCTACAATAGTTTGGTCGGTGAGGTAGTTTCAGTGTGTAGTGTAAAAGTCTACAATAGTTTGGTCGGTGAGGAAGTTTCAGCGTGTAGTGTAAAAGTACAATAGTTTGGTCGGTGAGGTAGTTTCAGTGTGTAGTGTAAAAGTCTACAATAGTTTGGTTGGTGAGGAATTTTCAGTGTGTAGTGTAAAAGTACAATAGTTTGGTCGGTGAGGTAGTTTCAGTGTGTAGTGTAAGTCTACGATAGTTTGATGGGTGAGCTAGTTTCAGCATGTAGTGTAAATGTCTGCGATAGTTTGGTGGGTGAGATAGTTTCAGCGTGTAGTGTAAATATCTACAACAGTTTGGTGGGTGAGGTAGTTTCAGTGCTTGACAAGACCACCTGAAGGTTGGCCAAGGAGAGGGAAAATGCAATCCGTTTGTTTTTCTGACTGAGAAGACAAAATTATCCCTGACTGAGATgacaagagacagagagaaaacagaCAATCCCAAAAGATAGTGACCTGTCCACTTGTAGGGAAAGACTTCCTCACCATAATCCAGAAACCTACTCTTAGGAAATGggctaaataaataacaaagaaAAGGTTCATGGAATACCTAGAAACACCGTCATACAGCCCACAATGAGCCTGGCATGCAGTACAGCCTTTATTGAAGCTCACCAGGTTACCTCATGGCCAATAGAAACCCAGCCACGGTGGACTGACCTGAGCCTGTTGAATCAGCACTGTGTCACCTATTTAGAAAAGCATGACCCTCGCCCAATGCAAACAGCCAGCACAGTAACTCTAGACTGGCTGAGCTGCTGGGGGTGATGGCAAGTTTTTTAGTCTCAGGTTAGAACCATTGCAGGTATGTGTTACCCTCAGAAAGATGCAGACATCAGGTGCTGAAGAGCTGAAGGCtatggttaggggttagggttaggttcaggttttaggtttagggttaggtttatggttagagttagggttaggtttagggttagagttgcggcaactgtttttttttgtgtgtgtgcatgtacttGGGAGCTATGGCAGTCATCCATAGTGGGAACAACCACTGAAAGCGGTGAAAATGGTCATATAATATTGTGCTATGTGGCATCATGACCTTAtttgtatgagtatgtgtgagacTAGAACGGTGTTACTATGGTGTATCTGGCAACCATCAGCCTCTCAGATGGAGCAGTGTCATCCATGCCAGACTCATTTCTTGAATGTTGAATTATATCACAACCGTTAATTCATGTTTGTAAGAACCTTTTTCCCTTGAATGGAGATCAGGGTGTTTTTGTAATGAGACTTTTTTTCTCAGTATGCTGTATTTGATAGTACATATGTTTcattgtgtgcatgcgtgtgtatgcgtgtgtgtgtgtgtgtgtgtgtgtgtgtgtgtgtgtgtgtgtgtgtgtgtgtgtgtgtgtgtgtgtgttcaggtgaacTCACACCGCCGCATGAGCACATCTGCCTGAGTGACGAGGACAAGGTTCAACACAGTGGCAGCGCGGGTGGGACCCAGACCAAAGACCGTGGCACTTCAACTGACACACCCAACAGACGGCCCTCTTCTAAACACACCCAcgctcctgcccctccccctgcttcGGCCCCGCCCACCAAGGTCAGCGTAGTAGGGGAGGCAGGCCACCGTGACCGGATTCGCTACCATACTGATGTACGTCTGGAGCCCACAGAGGAGATCTACCTGACGCCAGTCCAACGGAGCTCCGAGGCTCTGGAGCAGGACAGACCCCCAATGCTGGCCCAGAATGGCGAGCACGTCCGCATGTCTGTCAGCTCTGACACTGAAGGCCCGCCCCCCTACCAGCCCCCACTTTATGCCCAGACGAACCCGGCCATCAGTGAGGCTGAAGAGGAGCTGGCTCCTCCCTCCTACGCCTCCTGCATGGCAGCATCCACAGTGCTGGACCTCAGCAGCAGAGGTGCTAGTGGACGATGCAGGGAGAATGAGCTTGGTTATGGAGAAGGGGGAGCTGGAGAAGCCCGTGCCCAGGACGAGAGCTTTTCGCAGGGCTACAGAGACTCTGGCATATCCCGGACTTCCATGAGCAGCTCGGAGGCGAGCGGGCTCTCATATGACTCGGTCAAGTACACACTAGTAGTGGACGAGGGAGCTCAGCTTGAGCTGGTGAGTTTGCGGCAGTGTTACCACGGCTACAGCGACGACAGCGATTCGGCTACAGTGTATGATAACTGCGTCTCATCCCCATACGAGTCGGCACTTGGGGAGGAGTttgaggaggatgaggatgaggatgaggaagtgGAAGGGGCCAGAGTGGGCAGGGTCAGACGGGAAGCCACTGCCTGTCTATCAGAAGACTCCACTCCAGAGGCAGATATGCAATTTTCTAGAAAGTTCCTCAACGTCTTCATGAACGGCCGCTCACGCTCTTCTAGTAGGTTCTATTACTTTAGGCATTATATTGCACTAATGCTTTGGGCCTTATGAAGTTAATGGatctattatttatttttttttactttcctaGTATGGTTTGGTTCAAAAATACAGTAGAGTACACATCTATTCCATTTTAAAATGATTGGATTTGAGATTGACAGAGACTCCACTTATAGGTGATAAGGCAGAGTTTTAAATGTCTGTGCTAGGATTAAACGCTCATGTGAAAACCATCAGTGGACGATGCAACAGGATGCTAGTTTGTTTATCTTTACACCCAAATCTCTAGTTTTTTACTCAACATAAAATGTACTCAGCATAAAATTCAGTTCAGCACCTGAATCTGCAGGCAAGCCCAGTATTAGAACTTGATGCTATGAACATCAAGAGTCAAGACAATGACCTCAAATAGCCTTCAGCTGAGTACCTCAGTCATGCCACATTCTCATTAGAGTGAACTTATAACCTTCATCTCATCAGCACGCTTGCATTATGGAAAAATTATAGTCAGTTGACAAATGGATGTATTTGACAGTCATTGGGGAGTTATGGATTAAAGCTTCAGTTCATTGTGTTTAATTGAGAGGGCCCTGCTGTAATGCACTGAATAAACTATGGCAGAATAATCCAGTTTTGAGTTGAATCCAAACGTGAGGCTGACAGTGCCCAGAAGTTTTGTGTTTGATGCCTTTCCTCCTGCCatagtttgtgtgtgcatgtgtttgcctTAAGTATACTTATGAATATATTAAGTATTCATTACTGTAGTACAGTATTAATTGCTACATTATAGTATTCATCACTGTACTATAAAATAACTAAAACTATAATTGTTTCTAGTATGGATTGAGTAGGTTGGGCCATATGTGAAGCTCTAAGGGTTTGGCACAGAATATTTGAAGACTATAATCTTCTCCTGTGTAAAATTAGAATATAAGATTATAAATTAAGTAGATAGAGCTTTCATCTTCATTTCTTTTATTATGATCAGTCACAAAATAATGCATGAAAAATATTCTTGTTAACTCACACCATGGAAATTACCCATAGTGACTGAAGTGCTAATTAACCTTGGCATGCTTATACATGAACACTCCATGAGAGTTTTAATTACTTGTTTTAAAATCATCATTTTATGTGGATGCATAGCTATAGCGGTTTTGAGGTTCACTTCTCAGAAAATGTCATGGTATTTTTCCAAACTAGTGATCTGCCAATgtgatatatataaataatgtgtgtgtgtgtgtgtatgtgtatgtgtgtcgtaGACCGCAGTATGATGCGTGTATTGTTCTGTACACTATGGTGTCCAGTATAGGCTTCCGTTTTTCACTCTTGCCATGTTCTCATGACCCATTTCAGGTGCGGAGTCCTTTGGTTTGTTCTCCTGTGTTATTAATGGGGAAGAGAGGGAGCAGAACCACAGGGCAGTGTACAGGTGAGAACTACACGCCTACACGCCtactacacacatgcacacgcctactacacacatgcacacgcccacagcacacatgcacacgcccacagcacacatgcacacgcccacaacacacatgcacacgcccacagcacacatgcacacgcctactacacacatgcacacgcccacagcacacatgcacacgcctactacacacatgcacacgcctacaacacacatgcacacgcctacaacacacatgcacacgcccacagcacacatgcacacgcctactacacacatgcacacgcccacagcacacatgcacacgcctactacacacatgcacacgcccacaacacacatgcacacgcccacagcacacatgcacacgcccacaacacacatgcacacgcccacagcacacatgcacacgcccacagcacacatgcacacgccgacaacacacatgcacacgcccacagcacacatgcacacgcccacaacacacatgcacacgcccacaacacacatgcacacgcccacagcacacatgcacacgcccacaacacacatgcacacgcccacagcacacatgcacacgcccacagcacacatgcacacgcccacaacacacatgcacacgcccacagcacacatgcacacgcccacaacacacatgcacacgcccacagcacacatgcacacgcctacaacacacatgcacacgcccacagcacacatgcacacgcccacagcacacatgcacacgcccacaacacacatgcacacgcccacagcacacatgcacacgcccacaacacacatgcacacgcccacagcacacatgcacacgcccacagcacacatgcacacgcccacagcacacatgcacacgcccacaacacacatgcacacgcccacaacacacatgcacacgcccacagcacacatgcacacgcccacaacacacatgcacacgcccacagcacacatgcacacgcccacagcacacatgcacacgcccacagcacacatgcacacgcccacaacacacatgcacacgcccacagcacacatgcacacgcccacagcacacatgcacacgcccacagcacacatgcacacgcccacagcacacatgcacacgcccacaacacacatgcacacgcccacagcacacatgcacacgcccactacacacatgcacacgcccacaacacacatgcacacgcctactacacacatgcacacgcccacaacacacatgcacacgcctactacacacatgcacacgcccacagcacacatgcacacgcccacagcacacatgcacacgcccacagcacacatgcacacgcccacagcacacatgcacacgcccacaacacacatgcacacgcccacaacacacatgcacacgcccacagcacacatgcacacgcccacaacacacatgcacacgcccacaacacacatgcacacgcccacaacacacatgcactcgcctacaacacacatgcatatgcccacaacacacatgcatatgcccacaacacacatgcatatgcccacaacacacatgcacacgcccacagcacaaatgcacacgcccacagcacaaatgcacacgcccacagcacaaatgcacacatccacaacacacatgcacacacccacatccacaacacacatgcacacacccacagcacacatgcacacacccacagcacaaatacacacgcccacagcacacatgcacacgcccacagcacacatgcatatgccCACAACAAGCATGCACATACCCACAACACGCATGCTCACGCccacagcacacatgcatatgccCACAACAAGcatgcacacgcccacagcacacatgcacacgcccacagcacacatgcacacgcccacagcacacatgcacacgcctacagcacacatgcacacgcccacagcacacatgcacactccctcacatcacacatgcacacgcccacagtacacatgcacacacccacagcacacatgcacacgcccacaacacacatgcacacacccacaacacacatgcacacacccacaacacacatgcacaacccCACAGCACAGGGGATATGTTGTGCTCATACACAGTGGGAGGTGAGTCCAGAACAGGCAATAGGCCAGGACATGGGACACACAGAGTCTGGACTATTCTCCTTGTCCTGCACGCTGTATTGTCTGTGCTTTGCCCAAGGCAGTGAAGTAGCAGCCGCTAATGATGATGCCATCACAGTGAATTCATACTATATCATCTTAACATCATGGTTTGATTTAAAACCAAATAATTAAGTGTGTTTGAGTATTAAGGTCTGTTAGATAAACCAGACACATCAACTTCAAGAGCAAAGCCCATTAAACACCTCCTAAATGATATAAGGTATAGGTCAAAACAGCAAGGGTTGTAtgcttttaaataattttcacaAGTCCTCtttaaaatacataaataaaaaatgcaaaTATACATAGCTTTAATAATAAATGCTACATAATTTGGAGTCAAAGACTCACAGGTGTCGGTCAGATCTGAAGATTCCTGTCAGCACTTCTACTCTTTGCTAAATGCTTTAGAGTACCCTGAATCACTAATACACTAAAACACTAATGTCAGAAATAGCGTGTGCCAGAGACTCTCCAAACATTTTCTGCCAAATTCCAGCAAGGCTCCGCCTGTATTTGTTCATCACATGGCTCTGCTCCATCATGACTACTGTTTCCCTGTGTGCCTGTCTTGTCCTGGTGGTAGGTTTGTTCCTCGACATGAAGACGAGTTGGAGCTGGACGTGGATGACCCCTTACTGGTAGAGGATCAGGCAGAAGATTACTGGTATGAAGGGTACAACATGCGCACAGGAGCGAGAGGAATCTTCCCAGCATACTACGCTATTGAAGTCACCAAGGAACCAGAGCAGCTTAAAGGTAAAACATCTTATTTGTTCTTTTTCATGGAAAATAAATGTGAATTTGGAAATGATAATTGTTTTAAGATACCAGTCAGAATTTAGCTTTATTATAACTTGTGAAATACAACATGTTTTCATTCTCCATCCACTACAGAACATGCCAGTTGCATTAGAGTGTTGAAGACAGGAATGTGCTGATGTTAAGACTTTAATCCTCGTGCACCAACTGGAATTTTCAGGAATCATATAGCACCATTACAAACTGTATAAAACAAATGTGGACATACATCAATGACACGCGTTTACTTCAGCATTGCGATCATATCCATGTGTTTGTACTGTGAATAGTGAGCAGTGCTGACTGgatggagagacacagactGAAGTTTCTGGGCTCTGTTCAAGTTCCCTACCACAAAGGAAACGACGTGCTGTGTGCCGCCATGCAGAAGGTTTGAACACTGCTTTCGCTGAAAggacatttttcattttttaatctTTTGGTTTCATTTTTGTAATT from Brachyhypopomus gauderio isolate BG-103 chromosome 12, BGAUD_0.2, whole genome shotgun sequence includes the following:
- the mapk8ip1b gene encoding C-Jun-amino-terminal kinase-interacting protein 1 isoform X2, with product MESRGDGGEGWMEDQWEKWLTHDLSLDEFEDEDLSEITEITDERGLSLNCNSFDIKAHMMRAPNSSLGKVVEAGAVGQIQAEMLHLDLIDAGDSTPDQAAHPLASIAPAKDPVAPVTMDTYRPKRPTTLNLFPQVPRTQDTLNNNSLAKKFSWQEKVSHSSSPLKTGELTPPHEHICLSDEDKVQHSGSAGGTQTKDRGTSTDTPNRRPSSKHTHAPAPPPASAPPTKVSVVGEAGHRDRIRYHTDVRLEPTEEIYLTPVQRSSEALEQDRPPMLAQNGEHVRMSVSSDTEGPPPYQPPLYAQTNPAISEAEEELAPPSYASCMAASTVLDLSSRGASGRCRENELGYGEGGAGEARAQDESFSQGYRDSGISRTSMSSSEASGLSYDSVKYTLVVDEGAQLELVSLRQCYHGYSDDSDSATVYDNCVSSPYESALGEEFEEDEDEDEEVEGARVGRVRREATACLSEDSTPEADMQFSRKFLNVFMNGRSRSSSAESFGLFSCVINGEEREQNHRAVYRFVPRHEDELELDVDDPLLVEDQAEDYWYEGYNMRTGARGIFPAYYAIEVTKEPEQLKVSSADWMERHRLKFLGSVQVPYHKGNDVLCAAMQKIATNRKMTLQYNPPSSCILEINMKGVKLVVQDDYAAYDRSSECNHFFQLKNISFCGYHPKNNKYFGFITKHPADQRFACHVFVSENSTKHLAEAVGKAFQLYYKEFVEFSCPTEDIYLE
- the mapk8ip1b gene encoding C-Jun-amino-terminal kinase-interacting protein 1 isoform X1, which produces MNEKREGMADREKRKPLPSPPPSRGLRVESPATFRLTHDLSLDEFEDEDLSEITEITDERGLSLNCNSFDIKAHMMRAPNSSLGKVVEAGAVGQIQAEMLHLDLIDAGDSTPDQAAHPLASIAPAKDPVAPVTMDTYRPKRPTTLNLFPQVPRTQDTLNNNSLAKKFSWQEKVSHSSSPLKTGELTPPHEHICLSDEDKVQHSGSAGGTQTKDRGTSTDTPNRRPSSKHTHAPAPPPASAPPTKVSVVGEAGHRDRIRYHTDVRLEPTEEIYLTPVQRSSEALEQDRPPMLAQNGEHVRMSVSSDTEGPPPYQPPLYAQTNPAISEAEEELAPPSYASCMAASTVLDLSSRGASGRCRENELGYGEGGAGEARAQDESFSQGYRDSGISRTSMSSSEASGLSYDSVKYTLVVDEGAQLELVSLRQCYHGYSDDSDSATVYDNCVSSPYESALGEEFEEDEDEDEEVEGARVGRVRREATACLSEDSTPEADMQFSRKFLNVFMNGRSRSSSAESFGLFSCVINGEEREQNHRAVYRFVPRHEDELELDVDDPLLVEDQAEDYWYEGYNMRTGARGIFPAYYAIEVTKEPEQLKVSSADWMERHRLKFLGSVQVPYHKGNDVLCAAMQKIATNRKMTLQYNPPSSCILEINMKGVKLVVQDDYAAYDRSSECNHFFQLKNISFCGYHPKNNKYFGFITKHPADQRFACHVFVSENSTKHLAEAVGKAFQLYYKEFVEFSCPTEDIYLE
- the mapk8ip1b gene encoding C-Jun-amino-terminal kinase-interacting protein 1 isoform X3 produces the protein MMAHMMRAPNSSLGKVVEAGAVGQIQAEMLHLDLIDAGDSTPDQAAHPLASIAPAKDPVAPVTMDTYRPKRPTTLNLFPQVPRTQDTLNNNSLAKKFSWQEKVSHSSSPLKTGELTPPHEHICLSDEDKVQHSGSAGGTQTKDRGTSTDTPNRRPSSKHTHAPAPPPASAPPTKVSVVGEAGHRDRIRYHTDVRLEPTEEIYLTPVQRSSEALEQDRPPMLAQNGEHVRMSVSSDTEGPPPYQPPLYAQTNPAISEAEEELAPPSYASCMAASTVLDLSSRGASGRCRENELGYGEGGAGEARAQDESFSQGYRDSGISRTSMSSSEASGLSYDSVKYTLVVDEGAQLELVSLRQCYHGYSDDSDSATVYDNCVSSPYESALGEEFEEDEDEDEEVEGARVGRVRREATACLSEDSTPEADMQFSRKFLNVFMNGRSRSSSAESFGLFSCVINGEEREQNHRAVYRFVPRHEDELELDVDDPLLVEDQAEDYWYEGYNMRTGARGIFPAYYAIEVTKEPEQLKVSSADWMERHRLKFLGSVQVPYHKGNDVLCAAMQKIATNRKMTLQYNPPSSCILEINMKGVKLVVQDDYAAYDRSSECNHFFQLKNISFCGYHPKNNKYFGFITKHPADQRFACHVFVSENSTKHLAEAVGKAFQLYYKEFVEFSCPTEDIYLE